In the Gopherus flavomarginatus isolate rGopFla2 chromosome 6, rGopFla2.mat.asm, whole genome shotgun sequence genome, one interval contains:
- the LOC127053290 gene encoding inter-alpha-trypsin inhibitor heavy chain H3-like yields the protein MEDSFLSHGGKRSADDLIVNGIEIYSMKIDSKVTSRFAHNVITSRAVNRANVSKEVVFDVDLPKTAFITNFSMTIDGVTYPGTIKEKEVAKKQYEKAVSQGQTAGLVRASGRKTEKFTVSVNIAAASKVTFELTYEELLKRNFGKYEMLIKVKPKQLINHFEIQANIFEPQGISELEAQGSFITNDLSQVIKKSFSGKKGHVSFKPTIDQQRTCANCSTSLLDGDFTIKYDVKRDRPGDLQIVNGYFVHFFAPTNLPNFPKNVVFVIDISGSMSGIGIQQTREALLKILEDVREDDYINFILFGSDVHVWKDTLLKATPENLKEAKDFVRAINTQGMTNLHGGLMKGIEMLTTAFETNSVPKRSASIIIMLTDGQPNEGVSDRQEIQMNVKKAIQGRYPLYNLAFGYGVDYNFLEKMALENKGLARRIYPHSDSAIQMEGFYEEVANPMLTEVELNYPENAISDLTQNIFKHYYDGSEIVVAGRLTDNDLNSLTADVKAQGAENDVMFSEQADVEETAKALQEQEYIFGDYIERLWAYLTIQQLLDKRTVAQGEEKENLTTEALELSLKYKFVTPLTSMVVTKPEDNEDKAAIADKPVEAEARAVPGTQSYPTHSYLYSRPPIPSLYTSVDGDPHFIISVPQKEDAICFNINEETGAVLNLIDDPVTGIRVNGQLIGDKRVSSDAKIQNTYFGKLGIENKKLELKLEVTPEKITLQKGRKKTVFTWLDTVTLRQEGLTVIINRKKNLVLSMGDGASFVIVLHQVWKKHPLHQDFLGLYTLDSHKLSERTHGLLGQFFHHIDFNILEIHPGSDPKKPDATIVIKNNKLTVTRGWQKDYRKDPKHGIDIPCWFVHNNGAGLIDGVHTDYIVSNIFGTTVN from the exons AAGCGAAGTGCTGATGACTTG ATTGTCAATGGCATAGAAATCTACAGCATGAAAATTGACAGCAAAGTGACTTCCCGATTTGCCCACAATGTCATCACTAGCAGAGCTGTCAATCGTGCCAATGTGTCTAAGGAAGTGGTTTTTGATGTGGATCTCCCTAAGACAGCCTTCATTACCAATTTCAGCAT GACAATTGATGGTGTTACCTATCCTGggactataaaagaaaaagaagttgCAAAAAAGCAATATGAGAAGGCTGTTTCACAGGGACAGACTGCAGGTCTCGTCCG GGCTTCTGGGAGAAAAACTGAAAAGTTCACTGTTTCAGTCAACATTGCAGCAGCCAGCAAAGTCACTTTTGAGCTCACCTATGAGGAACTGTTGAAGAGAAACTTTGGAAAATATGAGATGCTCATTAAAGTAAAACCAAAGCAGCTCATCAATCACTTTGAG atccaGGCAAACATCTTTGAACCCCAAGGTATCAGTGAGCTGGAAGCACAAGGATCATTCATCACCAATGACCTGTCACAAGTTATTAAAAAATCTTTCTCAGGAAAAAAG GGCCATGTGTCTTTCAAGCCAACCATTGATCAGCAGCGAACCTGTGCAAATTGTTCAACATCACTGTTGGATGGAGATTTTACAATAAAGTATGATGTGAAGAGAGACAGGCCGGGTGATTTACAA ATTGTCAATGGATACTTTGTACACTTTTTTGCACCAACAAATCTTCCAAATTTTCCAAAAAACGTGGTTTTCGTAATAGACATTAGTGGCTCAATGTCTGGAATAGGAATACAACAG ACAAGGGAAGCACTTCTTAAAATATTAGAGGATGTTAGGGAAGATGACTACATTAATTTCATACTGTTTGGTTCTGATGTACATGTTTGGAAAGACACATTACTGAAAGCCACTCCTGAGAATCTGAAGGAAGCTAAGGACTTCGTTCGAGCTATTAACACTCAAGGCA TGACAAACCTACATGGTGGTTTAATGAAGGGAATTGAAATGCTGACTACAGCTTTTGAAACAAATTCTGTGCCCAAGAGAAGTGCATCTATTATTATCATGTTAACGGATGGTCAACCCAATGAAG GTGTATCAGACCGTCAGGAAATTCAAATGAATGTGAAAAAAGCCATTCAAGGAAGATACCCCTTATATAACCTAGCTTTTGGCTATGGTGTTGACTATAATTTTCTAGAAAAGATGGCACTAGAGAATAAAGGATTGGCTCGTCGCATCTATCCACATTCTGATTCAGCCATACAAATGGAG GGTTTTTATGAGGAAGTAGCCAATCCCATGCTTACAGAAGTGGAGTTAAACTACCCTGAAAATGCAATATCTGACTTAACTCAAAACATCTTTAAGCACTACTATGATGGCTCTGAAATCGTGGTGGCTGGACGTCTTACAGATAATGACCTGAACAGTTTGACTGCAGATGTGAAAGCTCAAGGT GCAGAAAATGATGTGATGTTTAGTGAACAAGCAGATGTCGAAGAAACGGCAAAAGCTCTTCAAGAACAGGAGTACATATTTGGGGATTACATTGAGAGGCTTTGGGCTTATCTCACCATCCAACAATTACTGGATAAACG CACTGTAGCTcagggagaagaaaaggaaaatcttACCACTGAAGCCCTGGAGCTCTCTCTGAAATACAAGTTTGTGACACCTTTGACATCCATGGTGGTTACGAAGCCAGAAGATAATGAAGATAAAGCTGCAATTGCTGATAAGCCAGTAGAAG CTGAAG CAAGGGCTGTCCCAGGCACTCAATCAT ATCCAACACATTCTTATCTGTACTCTAGGCCTCCAATCCCCTCCCTATATACTAGTG TTGATGGAGATCCACACTTCATTATATCAGTGCCACAAAAAGAAGATGCCATTTGTTTCAATATCAATGAAGAGACAGGTGCAGTGTTAAATTTAATAGATGACCCAGTTACAG gcatCAGAGTCAATGGGCAGCTTATTGGAGATAAGAGAGTGAGCAGTGATGCAAAGATCCAAAACACATATTTTGGAAAGCTTGGGATTGAAAATAAGAAGCTGGAATTAAAACTAGAAGTTACTCCTGAGAAAATAACCCTCCAGAAGGGCAGAAAGAAGACAGTTTTCACCTGGCTTGATACAGTCACCCTGCGACAAGAAGG tctAACTGTCATaatcaacaggaaaaaaaatctagtgcTTTCAATGGGAGATGGCGCATCATTTGTTATTGTTTTGCACCAAGTGTGGAAGAAGCATCCTCTACACCAGGACTTCCTAGGATTGTATACGCTGGATAGTCACAAGCTGTCTGAACGTACCCATGGCTTATTAG GGCAATTTTTTCACCACATTGACTTTAATATACTTGAAATCCATCCTGGGTCTGATCCCAAGAAACCAGATGCTACAATCGTGATCAAAAACAATAAACTGACAGTAACtag GGGCTGGCAGAAAGATTACAGAAAAGATCCCAAGCATGGCATTGATATCCCTTGCTGGTTTGTTCATAACAATGGAGCAGGGCTGATTGATGGAGTTCACACAGACTATATTGTTTCCAATATATTTGGCACAACTGTAAATTAA